In a single window of the Branchiostoma floridae strain S238N-H82 chromosome 2, Bfl_VNyyK, whole genome shotgun sequence genome:
- the LOC118409196 gene encoding P-selectin-like has translation MPTGYKATTPQDVQCPALTPPVNGALSPAGVNSYNTEVIFTCNQGYKLEGASSVRCQANSTWSGTVPNCTVVQCPELTPPANGSLSPTGVNLYNDEVIFTCNQGYELLGASSMRCQANRTWSDPVPTCTDIDACLANPCDTNATCTDNPAPALDATCTCNTGYTGDGLVNGTGCADVDACLANPCDAQATCTDNPAPALDATCTCNTGYTGDGLTSGTGCTDIDACLANPCDAQATCTDNPAPALDATCTCNTGYTGDGLVNGTGCSDIDACLANPCDAHATCTDNPAPALDANCTCNTGYTGDGLVNGTGCAAVQCPALTPPANGALSPTGVNSYNDEVMFTCNQGYEMEGASSVRCQANRTWSGPVPTCTDADECAASNGRCDHICSNFPGGYRCFCGLGFVLMEDAHGCGAYFDEGYTSK, from the exons ATGCCGACAGGTTACAAGGCAACTACACCACAAG atgtccaatgtCCAGCACTGACTCCACCAgttaacggagcgctgagtcctgccGGAGTGAACTCCTACAATACCGAGGTGATCTTCACCTGTAACCAGGGGTACAAGCTGGAAGGAGCGTCTAGTGTGAGGTGCCAGGCGAACAGTACTTGGAGCGGCACTGTTCCGAATTGCACAG TTGTACAATGTCCAGAACTGACTCCGCCAGCTAACGGATCGCTGAGTCCTACCGGAGTGAACTTATACAATGACGAGGTGATCTTCACCTGTAACCAGGGGTACGAGCTGTTAGGAGCGTCTAGTATGAGGTGCCAGGCGAACCGAACTTGGAGCGatcctgttccaacatgcacag ACATCGATGCCTGTCTGGCCAATCCGTGTGATACCAacgccacctgtacggataacccTGCCCCTGCCCTAGATGCAACTTgcacctgcaacactggatatacaggagatggtcttGTTAATGGAACTGGATGTGCag ACGTCGATGCCTGTCTGGCCAATCcgtgtgacgcccaggccacctgtacagatAACCCCGCCCCTGCCCTAGATGCAACTTgcacctgcaacactggatatacaggagatggtctcACTAGTGGAACTGGATGTACAG ACATCGATGCCTGTCTGGCCAATCcgtgtgacgcccaggccacctgtacggataacccCGCCCCTGCCCTAGATGCAACTTgcacctgcaacactggatatacaggagatggtcttGTTaatggaactggatgttcag ACATCGATGCCTGTCTGGCCAATCCGTGTGACGCCCacgccacctgtacggataacccCGCCCCTGCCCTCGATGCAAActgtacctgcaacactggatatacaggagatggtcttGTTAATGGAACTGGATGTGCAG CTGTCCAATGTCCAGCGCTGACTCCGCCagctaacggagcgctgagtcctacCGGAGTGAACTCCTACAATGACGaggtgatgttcacctgtaaccAGGGGTACGAGATGGAAGGAGCGTCTAGTGTGAGGTGCCAGGCAAACCGAACTTGGAGCggccctgttccaacatgcacag ATGCCGACGAATGTGCGGCATCAAACGGTCGGTGTGATCACATCTGCTCCAACTTTCCTGGGGGGTACCGGTGTTTCTGCGGCCTGGGCTTCGTTTTAATGGAGGATGCCCACGGCTgtggag CTTACttcgatgaaggttacacatcgaAGTAA